One Aegilops tauschii subsp. strangulata cultivar AL8/78 chromosome 7, Aet v6.0, whole genome shotgun sequence genomic window carries:
- the LOC109766648 gene encoding uncharacterized protein, which yields MAAAPVASPFPTLPSPSPTLSTSARRLHGRAVPPPAAAASPREQQQQQQSARGAAGAGESRRRREEEQAEAAAEEFERQRKEEVNRKIASRKALSIILRREATKAVLDKREPGKGTRRLLPRTVLEALHDRVAALRWESALKVFELMRDQVWYRPYVGIYIKLITMLGKCKQPGKAHELFQAMVDEGCAPNLESYTALVSAYSRSGSFDRAFSLLDQMKATPGCRPDVQTYSILIKSCLHAYDFDKVKDLLEDMARAGIRPNTVTYNTLIDAHGKAGRFAEMESTLLEMLSEDCKPDVWTMNSTLRAFGSSGQIETMESCYEKFQASGISPNIKTYNILLDSYGKAKMYEKMGAVMEYMQKYYYSWTIVTYNVVIDAFGRAGDLEQMEYIFRLMKSDRIKPNCVTLCSLIRAYGRADQVKKIETVLRVVENSDITLDIVFFNCLVDAYGRVGRLAEMWDVLNMMKEEQIRPDKVTCTTMIKWFLVKGIDDHRVQYLRDLKDGRSTDNK from the exons ATGGCCGCCGCGCCGGTGGCGTCCCCCTTCCCCACGCTCCCCTCGCCCTCCCCCACCCTCAGCACGTCCGCGCGCCGTCTTCACGGCCGCGCGGTCCCGCCACCAGCGGCGGCCGCCTCGCCGcgcgagcagcagcagcagcagcagagcgCCAGGGGCGCGGCGGGCGCGGGGGAaagcaggcggcggcgggaggaggaacAGGCGGAGGCCGCGGCGGAGGAGTTCGAGCGGCAGCGGAAGGAGGAAGTGAACCGCAAGATCGCCTCCCGGAAGGCGCTCTCCATCATCCTCCGGCGCGAGGCCACCAAGGCCGTCCTCGACAAGCGCGAGCCCGGCAAGggcacccgccgcctcctcccccgcacCGTCCTCGAGGCCCTCCACGACCGCGTCGCCGCGCTCCGCTGGGAGTCCGCCCTCAAG GTGTTCGAGCTAATGCGGGACCAGGTGTGGTACAGGCCGTACGTCGGGATATACATCAAGCTCATCACCATGCTCGGCAAGTGCAAGCAGCCGGGGAAGGCGCACGAGCTCTTCCAGGCCATGGTCGACGAGGGCTGCGCCCCCAACCTCGAGTCGTACACTGCCCTTGTCTCCGCGTACAGCAGGAGCGGCAGCTTCGACAGGGCTTTCTCCTTGCTTGATCAGATGAAGGCCACCCCTGGTTGCCGGCCCGATGTGCAGACATACTCGATCCTCATCAAGTCCTGCTTGCACGCCTATGACTTCGACAAGGTGAAGGACTTGCTGGAGGATATGGCGCGCGCGGGTATCCGCCCCAACACCGTGACTTATAATACTCTCATTGATGCTCATGGGAAAGCAGGAAG GTTTGCTGAGATGGAGTCAACTCTTCTTGAGATGTTGTCTGAAGACTGCAAGCCTGATGTGTGGACAATGAATTCTACTCTGAGAGCTTTCGGTAGCAGTGGTCAGATTGAGACAATGGAAAGCTGCTACGAGAAGTTCCAGGCATCTGGTATCTCCCCAAACATTAAGACCTACAACATTTTACTTGATTCCTATGGTAAAGCCAAAATGTATGAGAAGATGGGAGCAGTGATGGAGTACATGCAGAAGTATTACTATTCTTGGACAATAGTCACATACAACGTAGTTATTGATGCATTCGGAAGGGCCGGCGATCTTGAACAGATGGAATACATCTTTAGATTGATGAAATCAGACCGTATAAAACCTAACTGTGTCACCCTCTGTTCATTGATTAGAGCATATGGAAGGGCTGACCAAGTAAAGAAAATAGAGACAGTGTTAAGAGTTGTTGAGAATTCAGATATCACGTTGGATATTGTGTTTTTCAACTGTTTGGTGGACGCATATGGGAGGGTGGGGCGCTTGGCAGAGATGTGGGATGTTCTCAATATGATGAAGGAAGAGCAAATAAGACCAGACAAGGTAACCTGCACTACCATGATCAAATGGTTTCTCGTCAAAGGGATTGATGATCATCGTGTTCAGTACCTGCGTGACCTAAAAGATGGGCGATCTACAGATAACAAGTAG